The DNA window GGGCTTCCCGAGCTTGGCGGTATGAAAAGGCTCGATGGCTACGGTGTTTTCACTATAGTAGATTTTGAAGGCGAATAAAAAATTAATATTTTATTTTATTAAATTAATAAGAAAGAAAAAATTATTTTTTAATTGGCTCCCCGAAACATCTGTCCCCGGCGTCTCCAAGCCCTGGAACGATGTAGTTCTTTTCATTGAGTTTTTCATCAATTACTGCTGTGACAACTTCTACGTCATTGTGCTTTCCAAGTATTTCCCTGATTCCCTCTGGCGCGCTTATCACCGCCACCACGATAATCCTCTTGTATTCGCCTCTGCTCTTTACTTCATCAATTATCCTTGATATTGTGTGGCCTGTTGCAAGCATTGGATCTCCAATCATTATTATGTCGTCTTTAGTTGTCTTCGGCACTTTAACATATTCCACAGATATCCTGGATTCTGGTGCCGGACCTCTCCATGCGCTAATGATCCCAGCTCTAGCCTTTGGGAATACCTTGTAAAATCCCTCTATGAAAGGAATTGCAGCCCTTAGGATGTTTATCATGACTAGATTATCCTTGTCAGATATTCTGACTGCTTTTGTCGGACAAACAGGAGTGTCGATATCTATTACTTTATAGTCAAAAGTTTTGGATAACTCATAGCCCATGTATCTCCCAAGCTTGTTCAATCCTTTTCTGAATTTTATCGGATCAGTATTCTTATCTCGAAGTTCATCAACAAGTTCTTGTATAGCCAAATTTTGCTTAAAAGAAATTACTCTATCATTTTTTTCTAGGTCTTCTATACCCATTTGCTACACCTATGAAGGTAGCAAAAAATAGTATTTAAAGGTTAGTATCGAGGATACGCCAGAGTTCGTCTTGTGAGATTCTTTTGTGGCTTCTCTTATCTTTTGTAATCTTTCCTATTATACTTGATTTGATATTTTCTTTTTTTAAGGCCGTTATTATATGTTCTGTTTTCTCACTTGGAGATATGATCATGAGCGCCCCAGATGATATCAATGCAAATGGATTTACTTTGAGAGTATCACATATCGATTTAGTTTCAGGGTATAGATTTACTCTCTCTGGATAAAACTCAAATCCCTTGTTTGATGCGTCTGCAATTTCGTGCAGCCCTCCTAAAATACCACCTTCGGTTGGGTCATGTAATGCGACTGCACCAAGAGATGATGAGATTAAAGCTTCGTTAACGACAGAAATTTGATTAATCAGTCCCATTGCACTTTTTAAAAGGCTTTGATCAAGAAACTTTGAAAGGTGCTCATGTTTTGACTCTGCAAGAATTGCTGTTCCTTCAATTCCTGCCCCTTTTGTGAGAAGTATGTCATCACCTTCTCTTGCGCCACTTGTTGAAAGATATCTATCTGCAAAACCTATCATAGTGCCAGATAGAATTAAGTCAGACACTTTGGAGGATATTTCTGTATGGCCACCTACTATTGAAACGCCTATCTCTTTTGCCGCCCTTTCTATGTCCTTTGATATTTTTTCTAATTCTTCCTCTGTGGTGCCTTTTGGCATTATTATTGTGGAAAGGAAAAACATCGGCTTTGCGCCCATTGAAGCAACATCATTTGCGCAGACATTAACTACGTGAAAACCTGCATTTTTTCCAGCGCCTGTTATTGGATCTTGTGACACAACCATTTTACCTGGAAGCTTAGAAACATCAATTACTGCGGCATCAATCCCAACATTTGGTCCGACAACAATTTCATTTTGTATACTTCCAAGGTAAGGAAACACCCTCTTTGAAAGTATCAAACCATCAACCTTGCCGTCGGGTAAGAATCTCATGAAGTTTCTTTGCAATTTGTTTTAAAAAGGTTACACTTAGAAAGCCTTATAAACTGCGGTAGGAAAGGTGCTCTACAGTCGTTTAAGGTGATTATTATGGCAGGACTTAGACCATCAAGAATTGACAGAATGGTAAACAGGCCGAATTATACAAGGAGAGAATATGTTAGAGCAGTTCCCGGTATTAAGGTAGTCCACTTTGATATGGGGGAACTTGGAAAGAAGTTTCCTTACGAAGTCTACATGGAAAGTAAGAATGCTTGCCAGATAAGGACAAATGCTATGGAAGCATCAAGAATTGCTGCTAACAGATATCTCATGAAAGCACTTGGAAAGACAGCTTTTCACTACAAGATAAGGACTATACCTTTCCAGATTATTAGAGAAAATGCAATGGCGTCAGGTAAAAAGGCCGACAGATACGGTAACGGAATGAGACTTTCCTTTGGAAAGCCTATCGGTTCAGCTGCTAGGATTGACAGAGGACAGAGGGTAATGTCTATCTGGGTAGAAAAAGATGGAATTGAAGAAGCAAGAATAGCATTGAAAAAAGCAGCTATGAAGCTACCAACTACCGTAAAGATTGATGTCCAAGAAAGAAACTAATATTTTTTTAGTACTTTTTTAATTAAAAATTTTAAAAATAAATTAATTTTATTTAGTAAGGTTATAGTACACTGAATAGCCGTCTGTCACAGCGTAGATATTATCAATGTTTCTCTCAGCCAAGAATTTTGCACCGTCAACCGACTTTTGACCATTATTACAGTACAAAACAACTTTTCTATCTCTTGGTATCTGTGAAATCTGTACGCCAAGCTTATTGTATGGGATGTTGACTGCACCAGGTATGTGGCTTTCAGCAAACTGTTCTTCAGTCCTGACATCAATTAGATAGATATCTTCTTTGCTATCAATCAGCTGTTTTAATTGAGAGGCCGTAATTGTCTTGTAAGTTGTCGCTGCAATTGGCTGATTTGTTATTTTAGAAACAACTTGAGATACGTATTGGTCAACTGCCGCCTTTGTGAAGTCCCTATCTGAACCAGCGAGAACGAACACTTTTTGCTTCATCTTAAAGAAATCGTTTGTCTCGTACAAGAGCTTATAGTTACCATTTCTAAGGGTGCTCTGTTGAGATTCTGAAAGTATTCTTCTGGATAGGTCGCCCGTATGCTCATCAGAGTCTGGGCCTCCAAGAATTATAATGTAATCATATGCGGCATATCCGCTGTCTTTGACTCCAAAGTAATCAACCATCAAATTGTTCTTCCTAAGTAAAGAAACAAGGTCAGGATTCATCCCAATGTCAATAGAGTTTGCAACAACTGCAACTTTACTCTGAGCCATTATGCCAGGCACTAAACTTAAGGATAGTACCAATAAAATTATTATGGAAACTGTTTTCCTTCTCATTTTTATCACAGAAGGTAATTTTGAAAATCAAATATAAGAGTTTCTATTATTAAAAATTAGGTAGAGTCAGGCTGAATATTGAAACGTTATCGATAAGAATACGGAAAAAATATATTTTATCCCACTATACAAAAAAATAATTTTAAATTAAAAATCAAAACAGCTAAAAAATATTGATTGATAAACAAATGATTATTCTAGATGAACTCTATGAAAGGATAATGAAATTAGGTAACTGAAAAATCTAGATAATATTCTTGCCTTTTTCTGTAATCTCAAGTTTTTTATTTCTCCCTTTTCTGTGGACTATAACGTATTTATTGTTCTCTAAGAACTTTACATTTTTTCGTACAGTGGGCCTTGTCATTGCTAGCTCTTTACCCAAACTGGAATATGAAGGATTAATGTCTAATTTATTTTGTTTTAAGATGTAAATTAATATGCTGTGCATTTTATTGTTCAATATATCCAGAGATTTAAGATGGATAGATTTAGTTTCTTTTTCTAAAAGCTTTAACTGTTTTGGATCAACTGTGTCCTTGTCAACAGAGAGAATAATAATATTGTTTCCAAAGTAAGCCATTTCCCTTAACTCACTGACAAAATTATAAACTTCATTAAATCCATTCTTCGCAATCAAGTGGTCTATGCTATCGATCAGTATTACATTCTTATT is part of the Methanofastidiosum sp. genome and encodes:
- a CDS encoding 50S ribosomal protein L16, translating into MAGLRPSRIDRMVNRPNYTRREYVRAVPGIKVVHFDMGELGKKFPYEVYMESKNACQIRTNAMEASRIAANRYLMKALGKTAFHYKIRTIPFQIIRENAMASGKKADRYGNGMRLSFGKPIGSAARIDRGQRVMSIWVEKDGIEEARIALKKAAMKLPTTVKIDVQERN
- the upp gene encoding uracil phosphoribosyltransferase, which produces MGIEDLEKNDRVISFKQNLAIQELVDELRDKNTDPIKFRKGLNKLGRYMGYELSKTFDYKVIDIDTPVCPTKAVRISDKDNLVMINILRAAIPFIEGFYKVFPKARAGIISAWRGPAPESRISVEYVKVPKTTKDDIIMIGDPMLATGHTISRIIDEVKSRGEYKRIIVVAVISAPEGIREILGKHNDVEVVTAVIDEKLNEKNYIVPGLGDAGDRCFGEPIKK
- a CDS encoding AIR synthase family protein, whose protein sequence is MRFLPDGKVDGLILSKRVFPYLGSIQNEIVVGPNVGIDAAVIDVSKLPGKMVVSQDPITGAGKNAGFHVVNVCANDVASMGAKPMFFLSTIIMPKGTTEEELEKISKDIERAAKEIGVSIVGGHTEISSKVSDLILSGTMIGFADRYLSTSGAREGDDILLTKGAGIEGTAILAESKHEHLSKFLDQSLLKSAMGLINQISVVNEALISSSLGAVALHDPTEGGILGGLHEIADASNKGFEFYPERVNLYPETKSICDTLKVNPFALISSGALMIISPSEKTEHIITALKKENIKSSIIGKITKDKRSHKRISQDELWRILDTNL
- a CDS encoding rhodanese-like domain-containing protein, with protein sequence MIKMRRKTVSIIILLVLSLSLVPGIMAQSKVAVVANSIDIGMNPDLVSLLRKNNLMVDYFGVKDSGYAAYDYIIILGGPDSDEHTGDLSRRILSESQQSTLRNGNYKLLYETNDFFKMKQKVFVLAGSDRDFTKAAVDQYVSQVVSKITNQPIAATTYKTITASQLKQLIDSKEDIYLIDVRTEEQFAESHIPGAVNIPYNKLGVQISQIPRDRKVVLYCNNGQKSVDGAKFLAERNIDNIYAVTDGYSVYYNLTK